ACTGCAACTGGTGTGAGCCTGCATATGGCGAAGGCGTTGCCAAGGCACTTGGTATGACCGTAGAAGATGCCATGGCAGCCCGCGAGTCAGATCCTGCTGGTCATCTGCCTAGTTGCTTGTAATTCCTAGATTTTAAGAATAAACCATTCATTGTATAACGACACCGCCTTAGGACACTAAGGCGGTGTTTTTTGTTTAAACAAGTCTTTGAGCTTGAAATATTTCTCCGCGCCCCTATTAGTAGTAACAGCCTAGCGCTATTTAAAACCAAACGCTCTGATGCCTATTTGATGCTGACTTGAGTGATTTTGGTTTGATTACTGCTGTTTAATAATAAGTTTTGACATACATTAAAGGAGTTTTTTATGAGTGAGCCAAAAAACGACACCCCCATAGCTGATGAGAATAATCCAGAACTAAAAAAACATACGTTTGAAGCGGAAGTGGCGCAGCTGCTGCATCTAGTGACGCATTCGCTATATTCTAATGCTGATATCTTTGTCCGTGAGCTGGTATCAAACGCCTCTGATGCGTGTGATAAATTGCGTTTTGAAGCCACCAATGACGACAGCCTGTACGAAGATGATGGTGAGTTAAAAATTCGTATTGCCGTCGACGAGGAAGCCAAAACCATCACCTTTACCGATAACGGTATTGGCATGAATGAAGCCGATACCATCGAAAACTTGGGAACGATTGCCAAATCGGGCACCAAAGCTTTCTTGGACAAGCTCTCTGAATCACAAAAACAAGACGGTCAATTGATTGGACAGTTTGGGGTTGGCTTTTACTCAGGCTTTATCGTTGCAGATTCCATCAGTGTCGAGTCACGTAAAACAGGTGAGACGGCTGATAAAGGCGTGCGCTGGGTATCTGATGGCACTGGAAGCTTTACCGTTGAGCCCATTACCAAAGAAGCGCGCGGCACCAGTATCATCCTGCATCTAAAAGAAGAGTATTCTGAAGGTGAAGATAACTATCTAGACCGCGGCAAAATAAAGCGTTTGGTCAATAAATACTCAGACCATATCAGTTTGCCGATTCAGATGCGTAAAGAAGTCTGGCAAGAAGATGAGGTTGAGGAAGGCGACGACACGCCAGCTAGTGGACAAATGGTACTGACTGATGAGTGGGAAACCATCAACAAAGCCAGTGCGCTATGGACACGCTCAGCGTCTGAGATTGAAGAGGATGAGTACGCCGACTTCTATAAAAACATTACCTATGACATGGATGCACCGCTCACGTGGACGCACAACCGTGTGGAAGGTCGCGTGCAGTATACGCAGCTGTTGTACATTCCCAAAAAAGCACCCATGGACTTGTATACCCGTGAGCAGCAACATGGTCTCAAGCTGTACGTCAAACGCGTCTTCATCATGGATGACGCCGAGCAGCTATTGCCAATGTATCTGCGCTTTGTCAAAGGGGTGATTGATTCAGCAGACTTACCGTTGAACGTTAGCCGTGAGTTATTGCAAGAGTCACGCGATGTAAAATCTATCCGCGATGGTAACGCACGCCGCGTCTTGACCATGCTCGCAAGCCTTGCCAATAGTGAAGATGAAGCCAAACAAGAGAAATTTGCGCAGTTCTATAGCGAGTTTGGCGATGTCATTAAAGAAGGTCTGGGCGAGGACATGGGCAATCAAGAACGTATTGCCAAATTGCTGCGTTATGCTACCAGCACCAATGATAAGGTTGAGACCAGCTTTGAAGACTACAAAGCACGTATGAAAGAGGGTCAAAAGGCCATCTACTATCTAACGGCTGACAATCTGGCCGCTGCCAAAAACAGCCCGCAGCTTGAGCTGTTTAAGAAAAAAGGCATCGAAGTTATCCTCATGACCAGCCGCGTTGATGAGTGGGCGATGAACTTCTTGACCCAGTTCGATGAGACGCCGCTACAAAATATTGCCAAAGGCGCGGTAGATTTGGGCGACTTGCAAGACGACGAAGAAAAGGCGGAAGCTGAAAAGGCGCAAGAAACCATGAAGCCAGTCGTCGACAAGCTTAAAACAGCATTGGGCGATCGCGCAAAAGATGTCAAAGTTTCAACGCGTCTGGTCGATAGTCCAGCATGTCTGGTGGTCGGTGAAGGTGAGCTGTCTCCGCAGATGATTCAAATGCTACAGCAAATGGGTCAAGATGTACCAGAGAGTAAGCCGACGCTAGAAGTTAACCCTGATCACCCACTCATCAAAAAGCTTGAGAGTAGCGAGCAGTTTGACGACCTTGCACAGGTTATCTTTGATCAAGCACTCTTGGCTGATGGCGGTCAATTAGAAGATCCGGCCGCTTATCTGAAGCGCGTCAATGAGTTATTGATGCGATAGTGGTTATCTTTAAACGATTTGTCTGATGAGTAAAGAAAAGGTCTTAACTATAAGGCCTTTTCTTATGTTTATTCTTTCTATCTACTTTTATAATTTCTACCTCACTCTCAACTTTTTAATCATATTGAAATAAGTGATGGTATCTACAAAACTGCACCGTATT
The sequence above is a segment of the Psychrobacter fulvigenes genome. Coding sequences within it:
- the htpG gene encoding molecular chaperone HtpG; translated protein: MSEPKNDTPIADENNPELKKHTFEAEVAQLLHLVTHSLYSNADIFVRELVSNASDACDKLRFEATNDDSLYEDDGELKIRIAVDEEAKTITFTDNGIGMNEADTIENLGTIAKSGTKAFLDKLSESQKQDGQLIGQFGVGFYSGFIVADSISVESRKTGETADKGVRWVSDGTGSFTVEPITKEARGTSIILHLKEEYSEGEDNYLDRGKIKRLVNKYSDHISLPIQMRKEVWQEDEVEEGDDTPASGQMVLTDEWETINKASALWTRSASEIEEDEYADFYKNITYDMDAPLTWTHNRVEGRVQYTQLLYIPKKAPMDLYTREQQHGLKLYVKRVFIMDDAEQLLPMYLRFVKGVIDSADLPLNVSRELLQESRDVKSIRDGNARRVLTMLASLANSEDEAKQEKFAQFYSEFGDVIKEGLGEDMGNQERIAKLLRYATSTNDKVETSFEDYKARMKEGQKAIYYLTADNLAAAKNSPQLELFKKKGIEVILMTSRVDEWAMNFLTQFDETPLQNIAKGAVDLGDLQDDEEKAEAEKAQETMKPVVDKLKTALGDRAKDVKVSTRLVDSPACLVVGEGELSPQMIQMLQQMGQDVPESKPTLEVNPDHPLIKKLESSEQFDDLAQVIFDQALLADGGQLEDPAAYLKRVNELLMR